ATGGTGTTCTTCATCAGCATGGCAACTGTCATGGGCCCAACTCCTCCAGGGACTGGAGTGATGTAACTAGCTTTCTTCTTCACCCCTGCAGAATGGGGAGGAGTTATAGTTTAGCATAAAAGTCAAGAGCAGTAAGACTTACCAAGCTGGCTGACTAGTATGAAGCTGTAATCAATCTAATATTGTTGAAGTTCCTCCAAGACTGCCAGCTAAGGACTATTAGTCTCAAGTTAATTATCccatccctcccctctcctcctcatTACCCAAGGCAACACAGAGCATACCATAGCCTGACCATCTCCACTATTAAGCAAGCTTACCTTCATAGCccaggctggggaaaaaaaggaagatctAATAGCTAGGTTTATGCAACAAATCAAATCTGAAACCAGATATGGATGGGCCTGATGCATGCTCTTGCAAAGCTCTCCTATAAAGTAATAGTCTGAGTATTTGCCCTCTCTTCCAAAAGGACTTTCAAGTGCCTTTTGCAAGGTATATGGAGATGTGGAGCTCATCAGAACAGCCTGCCTGGGCACTGTTGCAACTAAGTGGTGAGCAAGGCCAGTAAATAGCAAGCCAAAAGTTAAGTTCCATGTGTTTTCATAAGGTAAAATTTAAAAGCAGGAACATGGGCTATAAATTTCAGTAGAGACAAAGGAGACCAACTGTCCAGGATGAATCTCTTCTGCATTGCAATATACAGTGTTTCCATACCATATTACAGGAAAGTTCTTCCCTTGTACACTGAATGCACAAGCAAGAGAGCTTTAGGATGGGTCAGCATTTGCCCCACTACATGAACCAGGACTTTCTCACCCCTTCTCAGCATGCTAAGAAGTTTAATGATGAGTTTAAGCATGAGTTTAATGCTCAAAGTATGAGATGCCATAGTCTTTTATACCTTCAAAATCCACATCCCCAACCAGCCTTGGTTTGGCAGTGATGGGGTCCTGCACTCTAGTTATCCCCACATCAATAACTGCAGCTCCTTCTTTGATCATATCAGCTGTGATCAGGTTGGGAATGCCTGTAAGAGAACAGAACCACATGCTTATAGTGGTGCTAAACAGtcccattcctcctcaactccacCTTCACACCGCCCAGCCCTGTAGGTTTTGACCCACCCAGGCCTTCTTGCCTCACAAATACAAATCTAGCCACAGTTGCAAAATCCAGTGCCACTCCTTGAGAGGTTCATCTCACCCAGAAATCAAGGATTTGTTCACTTATAGTCTCAGTATAAAGGACTAGAATCCATCCCCAAGAAAGAAGTCTGGCAAAGAATTTGGAACACCCCTTTCAATGTGGGGTGTTTGTCTGGTTCTACCACATACTGCATCAGCTGAGGAACTCATCCTACCTTCCACTTAAAACTTAACTGTTTCATGTGATCTTTTCTCTGGTTTACTGACCACCTTTTTGACTATGAACATGCCTTCTTTTCTGCCAGCAGCGTTTCTGCTTTTATGCAACACTACCTTCAAACATCAGTTCAAATCCTTCCAGTACTTTATCTCTCTTCGTACCCAATTTCTAACTcacatttctctcctttcccacaAGCTTACAGCAAGCTTCAGCTGCCAAGCATCAACACCCAAGTCAACTTTTCTGTTGATGAGCTACCCCCCATGCCAAGGGGATAGCTCAAGACCCCACTTCCAACCTGGAGTACATCTACTTGTAGCTGTTCTTTAGGTCTGATCAAGTGCTTGCTGGCACACAAAGCCCTCCTGACAGATgtcattttgcatttcaaagggCCACAAACAGCTCTGCTAGACTCTCCTAGGCTTAATCACAGGATACACTGGCTGGCTCAAACAGCCAGCCCTTGCCTACAGCAACTGCCAGCAGCCATAAGAATACCAAATTATCCTTGTGCTGCCAGAGATGCCTCAGATAGGGAGGCCCTGGAATATATACCAACAGAACTGTCTCCAGCAAGAAAAGATTCCCATTAGAAACATCACACAAGCTGCAGTGCAGCATCTTCTGTGCATCTCACCTGTACTGAGAGTTCAGTCTTACCTGCTGCTGCTACCACAATGTCAGCACGGATCGTGTGttgcttcagctgctcctttGGAGTGTAGCGGTGTGATATTGTTACTGTGGCATCACCTGCAAAAGGGGTTACGTGAAGCCTTTTACCCATAAGTGTACCTAAACCTGTCAAACTTCTAACTCTTCACCTTTGAGGACACCTGTGAAGGTAGCAAGAATACAGAAGCCTGAGGACAAACCACTGGGAGTAGCCTAcaaaggcagagggagaggtCTTGTATGGAAGAGGACAAGGACTAACTGAAGAAGGCTCTGAAGCATTACAAGACTGCCTATGTGCAGAGTTAACTCTCCAGCCTCAACCACAGCCCACATGATATCATAGTCCCTGAGACAGGCCTAGGACCTGTTTAAAAGCCTAACAAAGACTGTGGCATAGGCAAAGGGCTTCTTCCCACAACTGCCTGGTGCACAGGCTCCAAGACCAGCAAGCTCCTACCTCCTGGGCGCTCATGCCTGCCATCTGTATGCAGCAACATGGCTATGGGCATTCCCACATTCTTTGACCGGCCAGCTACCACCACATTCTTCCCCAGCGTCGGAATGCCTGCAGTAGACATGAGAGTCTTAAGACAAATACAAGCTGGAGTTGTGCCATACAGCAGCCAAATACTGCAACAGCTTACCAGTTCTCTTAATGATCTCCCACACACCCCATGGGGTAGCTGGCAGCATGGAATACTGGTCAAGGCACATGCGCCCCACATTTATTACATGAAAGCCATCAACATCTTTGTCTGGAGCCACAGCATTGCAAATCTTTCGCTCATCAATGTGTTCTGGAAAAGATAAAAGCTTTAGCACTAGGgatcagacaaaaaaataattcattttgcaGTCAACCAGAAGCCAGGCTCACTGTACTAGCCCCTCAACCCCTTCAAAgttctgaatttaagaagagattggactgtgcacttagtcacatggtctgaacttttgggtagacctgtgtggtgtcaagagttggacttgatgatccttaagggtcccttccaactcaggatattctatgattctatgaaagttTGTAAGCTTGAATTTATTCAAAGCCTCCAGTGAGCTCAAGGCTAAGAACTCCCAGCAGAAGGGGACTGGAACCACTTGGGAACTACAGTGTCGCTAATGCAGAGTGTATTTTTAGACTGCCTCAGTGTCACAACCAAATTTAAGCTCCCGGCTTAGAAAGCTGATACTCCTCACACAAGAATAGATTTTCATGACCCCCATCAACTCAACTCATATAGGCAGCAGTATGATGAAGTAGTAAGATCAATTTCTTTAAGCTACATCAGTGTGCCACATTTCATGTGACAAAAGAACTCCTGAGCTATACCTCCTTATGGCACAAACTCTTAGAAatctttatataaaaatgaaacagattgATATCCAGCTACTCACCAGGTAAAGGAAGCTGCACTAACAGGCCATCCACATTGGCATCATTATTTAGTTTACCAATCAAATCCAGTAGTTCTTCCTCAGTAATTGAGGCTGGCTTGAGAATCGTCTCACTGCTGATTCCTGTGCAGTCATTGAGAGTGCCGTATTAGACAGCAGCATATATACAAGTGTGAAGCAATTTTCCTAATCCACGCTGATTTAAACTGTCTAGTTTCATTTCTGCACAAAACCCAATATGGATACACCAAGGATTTCATGCTTCATACAACAATGAACACCTTCCAGGTTGTAGATCTACACAAGTCTTGCAAGTTATGATTAAGGACCATTAGTCTGTGTAGTCATTCCTGGGAAAGCCTGCTGAAACCAGAGGCCTTCCAAAAGTGCATGGAGGGCTTGGAGAAACTAAATGCAAATGTGTTATGGTGTCATGCAACTGCACCTCCTGCAGACCCTCTTCACCACAGTAAGAAGGGGATGTTGGCCTAAAATGTCAGTTCTAAATAAGgcttcagcagcacagaactCAGTAAGAAATTACACCACTGTGTGCCCTGGACCCCCTTCAGCACACTTCTCCAGAAGTACACTCAGGAAATCTTTGGCTGAACACTAAATTGGACCTTGGCTTGCAAGACTCTGCTCAATGTGATTGCAGCTTGGATAGTTAAtttaaaaaggcaaatcaaAGCCTTGCCAGTGTTTTACACAGGCCTGCAAAGATTGCAAATCCAAACTGTATAGCTTGATGTTGACCTAGAGGATTCAAGTGGCATAATACATTCAAACTATGCCTATTAACTACATCTCAGCACTACTATGAATGCAGCCAAAGTTTTGCCATAAGCCTAGACAGCGATGCAGCTGAGGTGAAAAGCAGCCACGTGGATGCATCCTAAGAGCTTCCACAGTTTCCAGCATAGAGGACTCCCCTCAGCCAATGAAACAGGAAGAAGTTACTTTGCTCCAGTTTCAGAGCAGAGCGCAAGACTTACCAACATCAGCagctgctttggttttgttcaaTACATAGGAGTGACTTGCAGGATTTTCACCGACTAGAACAACACTGAGGTGAGGTCTCTTGTTTCCAGCTGCTACCCACTGTTCAACCTCATGACGGGCTTCCTGTCTGATCTGTCGGGCCAGCTTCCTTCCAGAAATCACAACTGCATCATCTCTGCAGTGGAAAAAGTGTTACCAAAGCAGTCAGCATTGTTAGGAACATCAAATCCAACCTTTGTGCAACACTAGCACAAGAAACAGGTGCTAACCACAAAGCAGGACAGCTTTGGGCAGTAGAGCTGGaaacttaaaaatcaaaactacTGGAGGGACAGAGGGGTTTTTTTTGTGAAGCCTAAGAAACTATACACTCTGCTTCTCTGCAAGACTGGGGGTACACATGTATCGTTCGTATTTTAGCTTGAAGCATGAGCTATATGATTAGCCTCCACTTTTCAAAAGTCAGTCACCCTTCCCTTTCAAAAGCATGAGTTTCACTACAAATGACTTACATGAGGAGGCAGAACTCATTCCACTTAAGTGGGATTTCCACTACAGAAGTTACCAAGCAATTCTGGCATGTCTGACACAAGCAAAGAAGGGTGTCATACTGCTGCACCAAGTGCAGTTCTTAGAGAGCCCGGTCACCCATAGATTTCTCAGGAATACCACCATTCCACCTCGCATACACCTGGCACATGCCCTAACCTGCTCAACTAATTGCTGCCACCACTCCAGTCAACTCTTTAGATCATGAGAACTGGGTTGGGTACTCAATTCCAGCCCCTTCAAAAGACTACAGTGCTTATCTGGAGTTGAGGGGATAGCTGTCCACTTGAACCATGTCAGAACAGGTCCTCACATACTTCTCTGGTCTAAATTTGTAGGAAGAATATAGAGTCTCTGTCAAATGCATTCCAGGCAACTGGATACCCTGCAGCATATAGAAAGGCTGGCACAGATTACAACTAATGAGGccacagctgccagccccaATCAGCACAGCCTGTGCACACTGCTcacatttgttttttacttcAGGTTATGGCTATCACTCACATTAGAATGCAACTCTCACTCACTAGTCCCTCTGTGAGGCACTGACCCACCCAAGATTCGCTTTTAGACTTCACTGCAGTGCCTTCCTGCAAGGCCTCACGACGAGTTCTTCACTCGCTTACCCAAGTATTTACCCAAGCACTCTGCTCCTCTGTCAGGCCCCTCACACAGAGCAGggggagctgctccccagcatcACTCCGCAGGCATCGCCCACAGCCAGGACCTGCCCATTTCTGAGGCAATCAGCAAGCAAGATGCACCACCACCAACTTGCCAAGGAAACCCAGGAGACAACCGTCCCTCAGAAGGCAGCCTGAGAGCGTTCCCCTCCCACAGCCCAACAGGCACAAGGCGTGCTGCTGCATTCCTCCTCCCCAGAACTGAGCAGCCCCCGCTACCTGACGCAcagacctcctcctcctcctcctccccgagTCCCACGAGCCCAGCACTGCTTCGTGAGGGGTCTCCGTGCTCCAGACACGGTTGCAGCAAAGGGGAGCCCCCACCGGAGCTGCTCCAGGCCCAGAGCAACGCAGAGCAGGGGCACGGGAGAGCCTCACACCCCAGCGCCAAGCTGGGGCGGCGTGCGGCGCTCCCTCCTTTCCTAGGCTCCGACCCGTTCAAGCACGGGGCTCCCTCGGCACGCTGACCGCTCCGCACCTCACACTAACAGCGGGCACCCCCagccgagcccccccggggcacACCCGCTGCCGCAGCCCCGCCACGCAAGGCGGCAGCGGGATTTCATCAGCCTGCAGCGCCCGGCGCGGCCGCTGGGGACCCGCCTCACGCCTCCCTCGTCGCCGGCAGCGCCGACCCCGCGGCCGGGCCCTACCTGTGCGCGCTGAGGTGCAGGTGGCGGCCGCAGGGGGGCCGCAGCGCGACCCGGCCGAGGGCGCGGAGCGGGCACAGCGCGGGGGCCATGGCGGCACCTGAGGAGAGgcgcccccgcccgccccgcccgccccctTATAGCGCGCCGAGGGCCCGCCCCCGCTCGGGGCTGGGTCTCGCGAGAGCTGCGGGGCAGGGCTGCGGCGGGAGCGGCGCCGCTTCCCCTCGGGCCGCTCGCCATGAGCTTCCTCTTGTGAGGGCCGGGccgcggggggctgcggggagggggcgcggggcgggcggggaggggaggcgggGAGCTGGCGGCGGGGGCctggtgaggggctgggggagcgcaGCGGCGGGCGGGGGAAGCCTCGGGGCAGGCGGCGGTCGGACTCGCGGCTCTGTTCGGTGCGTGTGAGGTGTCGGTTACCGGCTGCAGGGGGGTGGTGTGAGTGCTCCCAAAGGGTTTTAGCTTTGGGAGCCCGGTGGGCGTGACGGAGGGATCGGGGTCGTTTTGTGGCGTGGGGAGGGGCCGGGCGCCTTCTTTCTGGGGTCGGCAGTGTGCTGGGTCTGTGTTTCGGGACTGTGCCTGTGGTCAGcaaggtgctggggctgtgttGTCTGCCTGTGGTGTGACAGGAGGCAGTGGCTCGGCTGAAGAATGAGCTGGGTTGAAGGGGCTTTTATTTCCGCCCAGAACGCTGCACGTAAGCAGTGTGCAAAGCCATCAGGCCGTGCAGTAATGCTGAACCAGGAAGCTGGGGTGAAGGGGGCACGGCTGGTTGTGTACAAcgaggggaggcagcagcccagCGATGAAGCGTATGGACCCTCCTTGAGGCTTCGGCTTGCACCACCCTAAGTCAGAAGCAGAGTTGGCAAAGGCTGAGAACAGGACACTGTGGGCTCTGCTCGGTCTGAAAGTTAACATTTTGTGGTTTGGAGGCATAGAAATTCCTTCCGCTCTTGGCAGTATCAGCTTTTGAGCATGGGTCTAAAGCCAGTACTCAGTTCAATGACCTGTGTCCCTCTGAGCAccctgcagagagcagctttGGCACTGTTGTAGGGGCATGGAGTTGTGCCGTGGCACAGGTGTTGCAGAACACAAGAGACAATTGCAACTGCTACGGTAATTTGTGTTTTAGGGCTGGAGTCTGTTAAATTGGTATTTTGAGCAGATTGTTT
The Anas acuta chromosome 27, bAnaAcu1.1, whole genome shotgun sequence DNA segment above includes these coding regions:
- the MTHFD2 gene encoding bifunctional methylenetetrahydrofolate dehydrogenase/cyclohydrolase, mitochondrial, which produces MAPALCPLRALGRVALRPPCGRHLHLSAHRDDAVVISGRKLARQIRQEARHEVEQWVAAGNKRPHLSVVLVGENPASHSYVLNKTKAAADVGISSETILKPASITEEELLDLIGKLNNDANVDGLLVQLPLPEHIDERKICNAVAPDKDVDGFHVINVGRMCLDQYSMLPATPWGVWEIIKRTGIPTLGKNVVVAGRSKNVGMPIAMLLHTDGRHERPGGDATVTISHRYTPKEQLKQHTIRADIVVAAAGIPNLITADMIKEGAAVIDVGITRVQDPITAKPRLVGDVDFEGVKKKASYITPVPGGVGPMTVAMLMKNTIIAAKKLLKPKALEALTV